Proteins encoded by one window of Myxococcus guangdongensis:
- a CDS encoding GatB/YqeY domain-containing protein, which translates to MATLKERLDADLKDAMRSKNELRTTVIRAIKSAVKYKEVEPGASALDDSGVMSVITTLIKKGRDSADQFKAANRPELAEKEEAEIAVLQSYLPQQLTPDELVAAVQAAIVEVGAKSAKDMGAVMKNLSPKLQGKAEGRAISEAVKAELAKLA; encoded by the coding sequence ATGGCCACCCTCAAGGAACGGCTCGACGCGGACCTCAAGGACGCGATGCGATCCAAGAATGAGCTGCGCACCACCGTCATTCGGGCGATCAAGAGCGCCGTGAAGTACAAGGAAGTGGAGCCCGGTGCCTCCGCCCTCGACGACTCGGGCGTGATGAGCGTCATCACCACCCTCATCAAGAAGGGCCGCGACTCCGCGGACCAGTTCAAGGCCGCCAACCGGCCGGAGCTGGCGGAGAAGGAGGAGGCCGAAATCGCCGTCCTCCAGAGCTACCTGCCCCAGCAGCTCACCCCCGACGAGCTGGTCGCCGCCGTCCAGGCCGCCATCGTCGAGGTCGGCGCCAAGAGCGCCAAGGACATGGGCGCGGTGATGAAGAACCTCTCCCCCAAGCTCCAGGGCAAGGCCGAGGGTCGCGCCATCTCCGAGGCCGTCAAGGCGGAGCTCGCGAAGCTCGCCTGA
- a CDS encoding HEAT repeat domain-containing protein: MSPALLLMVLLATGQRGGTGTTDCWNSCQRHVADRALRARVCGSCLSGGRVDSWVAPLGNVRPMPREALASSRKDGDWRVRWASVRAEAKARQLTEKRVLAEWVASSPSSSDLPACLTAARAAAESGQSTATFLRDAGARGPEAAARVWARREVLRQALEVELYSEDPRERGTALAHLGAFLGKRPARVLLDATASRPEASDGIGASALKAVALRLNSSVGRLLLEEARPADEVLVNRLFAVYSRELESLQPELTAPEPQRRDTAVLSLGVYGPLARKELERALTDVDRKVRGSAARRLAESEGTSLRVAAERRLEGKDLAVARPWLEAMEREKGCGSFFLEAARDSRMPAPLRGQALTSLADCREGEGLRLDALSPFLKDAQPVVRAGAVRVLGALAVRKPEVLDATERALDDASPEVVAAALDVVAGQRQSTRGDLAAELLGSEHPVVRAAAARALEAIGRAAHVKVLAACLREDPVSDVRVAAALALGRLGGPHAAAALSDAAARDADTHVKHVSRSGLRKLGFGN; encoded by the coding sequence GTGAGCCCTGCCCTCCTCCTGATGGTGCTGCTGGCGACCGGTCAGCGTGGTGGCACCGGGACGACCGACTGCTGGAACTCCTGCCAGCGTCACGTGGCGGACCGCGCGCTGCGCGCCCGGGTGTGCGGCTCGTGTCTGTCGGGCGGGCGGGTGGACTCGTGGGTGGCGCCGCTGGGCAACGTCCGGCCGATGCCGCGCGAGGCGCTGGCCTCCTCCCGCAAGGATGGTGACTGGCGCGTGCGCTGGGCCTCCGTGCGCGCGGAGGCGAAGGCGCGGCAGTTGACGGAGAAGCGCGTGCTGGCCGAGTGGGTGGCCAGCTCCCCCTCGTCGTCGGACCTGCCCGCCTGCCTCACCGCGGCGCGCGCGGCGGCGGAGTCAGGGCAGTCCACGGCCACCTTCCTGCGCGACGCGGGGGCCCGGGGGCCCGAGGCGGCGGCGCGGGTGTGGGCGCGCCGGGAGGTGCTCCGCCAGGCGTTGGAGGTGGAGCTGTACTCGGAGGACCCTCGGGAGCGGGGCACCGCGCTCGCGCATCTGGGGGCCTTCCTGGGGAAGCGGCCCGCCAGGGTGTTGCTCGATGCGACCGCGTCCCGGCCCGAGGCGTCGGATGGGATTGGCGCCTCGGCGCTCAAGGCGGTGGCGCTGCGCCTGAACTCCTCGGTGGGGCGGCTGCTCCTGGAGGAGGCGAGGCCCGCGGACGAGGTGCTGGTGAACCGGCTCTTCGCCGTGTACTCGCGCGAGCTGGAGTCGCTCCAGCCGGAGCTGACGGCGCCCGAGCCCCAACGGCGTGACACGGCGGTGCTGTCCTTGGGCGTCTATGGCCCGCTGGCGCGCAAGGAGTTGGAGCGCGCGCTCACGGACGTGGACCGGAAGGTGCGGGGCTCCGCGGCGCGGCGGCTGGCTGAGTCGGAGGGCACGTCCTTGCGCGTGGCCGCCGAGCGCAGGCTGGAGGGCAAGGACCTGGCGGTGGCCCGGCCGTGGCTGGAGGCGATGGAGCGGGAGAAGGGCTGTGGGAGCTTCTTCCTGGAGGCCGCCCGGGACTCGCGCATGCCCGCGCCCCTGCGGGGTCAGGCGCTGACGTCGCTTGCGGACTGCCGCGAGGGTGAGGGTCTGCGGCTGGACGCGCTGTCGCCCTTCTTGAAGGACGCGCAGCCGGTGGTGCGGGCGGGCGCGGTGCGGGTGCTCGGCGCGTTGGCGGTGCGCAAGCCCGAGGTGCTGGACGCCACCGAGCGCGCGCTGGATGACGCCTCGCCGGAGGTGGTCGCCGCCGCGCTGGATGTCGTCGCGGGGCAGCGCCAGTCGACGCGCGGGGACCTGGCGGCGGAGCTGCTGGGCTCGGAGCACCCGGTGGTGCGCGCCGCGGCGGCCCGGGCGCTGGAGGCCATCGGACGCGCGGCCCACGTGAAGGTGCTGGCCGCGTGCCTGCGCGAGGACCCGGTGTCGGATGTGCGGGTGGCGGCGGCGCTCGCGCTGGGGCGGCTGGGCGGGCCTCATGCGGCGGCGGCGCTCTCCGACGCGGCGGCCCGCGACGCGGACACCCACGTCAAGCACGTGTCCCGCTCGGGCCTGCGCAAGCTGGGCTTCGGGAACTGA
- a CDS encoding asparaginase, whose product MPRVLLLHTGGTLGMAGGRPSALRPAAFFKTLKARVPELFQLADIELQLFSNLDSSEMQPELWQRMAAHLHHQLQDFDGAVVTHGTDTLAYTASALSFMLRNPPCPVVLTGSQRPLGEVRSDARLNLIDAVLSALQGPREVTICFDSHLYRGNRTRKVKVSEYDAFESPNCPVLGTLGVDATFEPGLRARGPFKLYEKLDPRVFMLKVYPGLDPALPLQLLPHVRGLVLEAYGAGNFPIAPELGRSLMPLFVQAKERGVPVVVVSQAHRNGVDLSLYESGAASLAQGAIGGADMTPSAALVKLMQALAYHPRSPEALARFIQTPVAGELSVGRRTVEPEVPSRPRTTRRIHAG is encoded by the coding sequence ATGCCCAGAGTCCTGCTGCTGCACACCGGAGGCACGTTGGGGATGGCCGGAGGTCGGCCCTCCGCCCTGCGCCCCGCCGCCTTCTTCAAGACGCTCAAGGCCCGTGTCCCGGAGCTCTTCCAGCTCGCCGACATCGAGCTGCAGCTCTTCAGCAACCTGGACAGCTCCGAGATGCAGCCCGAGCTGTGGCAGCGCATGGCCGCCCACCTGCACCACCAGCTCCAGGACTTCGACGGGGCCGTGGTGACCCATGGCACGGACACGCTCGCCTACACCGCCAGCGCGCTGTCCTTCATGCTGCGAAATCCGCCCTGCCCTGTCGTCCTGACGGGTTCGCAGCGGCCCTTGGGCGAGGTGCGCTCGGATGCCCGGCTCAACCTCATCGACGCGGTGCTCTCCGCGCTGCAGGGGCCGCGCGAGGTCACCATCTGCTTCGACTCGCACCTGTACCGGGGCAACCGCACGCGCAAGGTGAAGGTGTCCGAGTACGACGCCTTCGAGAGCCCCAACTGCCCGGTGCTGGGCACGCTCGGCGTGGACGCGACCTTCGAGCCGGGCCTGCGCGCCCGAGGGCCCTTCAAGCTGTACGAGAAGCTGGATCCGCGCGTCTTCATGCTCAAGGTCTATCCGGGGTTGGACCCGGCCCTGCCCCTGCAGCTGTTGCCGCATGTCCGGGGATTGGTGCTGGAGGCGTACGGGGCGGGCAACTTCCCCATCGCCCCGGAGCTCGGACGCTCGCTCATGCCCCTGTTCGTCCAGGCGAAGGAGCGCGGCGTGCCCGTGGTGGTGGTGAGCCAGGCCCACCGCAACGGCGTGGACCTGAGCCTGTACGAGTCCGGGGCGGCGTCCCTGGCGCAGGGGGCCATCGGTGGCGCGGACATGACCCCTTCCGCCGCGCTGGTGAAGCTGATGCAGGCCCTGGCCTACCACCCCCGCTCCCCGGAGGCGCTGGCGCGGTTCATCCAGACACCGGTGGCGGGAGAGCTGAGCGTCGGACGTAGGACAGTCGAGCCGGAGGTGCCCAGCCGGCCCCGGACGACGCGGCGGATCCACGCGGGATGA
- the rpsU gene encoding 30S ribosomal protein S21, with amino-acid sequence MPGIRVKEGESIESALKRFKKATEKAGILSEIRKREHYEKPSVKRKKKALAAKKRAVKKARKSF; translated from the coding sequence ATGCCCGGTATCCGAGTGAAGGAGGGAGAGTCCATTGAGAGCGCCCTCAAGCGCTTCAAGAAGGCCACTGAAAAGGCCGGAATCCTTTCCGAGATCCGCAAGCGCGAGCACTACGAGAAGCCTTCCGTGAAGCGGAAGAAGAAGGCCCTCGCCGCCAAGAAGCGCGCGGTGAAGAAGGCCCGCAAGTCGTTCTAG
- a CDS encoding GGDEF domain-containing protein, whose amino-acid sequence MSEEKTSVHSISDLLGNAQRQSAYLIVISAKSAAGIGRMFKLDRSEVVLGRSSEAQFQVEDDGISRKHAKVVALGDGRFQLMDLASTNGTYLNGLKVNAAPLYDGDKIQIGSNTVLKFSIQDELEEQYQRSIYESATRDGLTRVYNKKYFLETVRKEFSYCLRHRVPLSLVLFDVDHFKKINDAYGHPAGDYVLTRIAQRVTDTVRTEDLLARYGGEEFALMLRESAEDQALACAERCRHAVDKADFVFGGTPIKVTISLGVATLLDSDFTQPEDLIAAADKYLYRAKRAGRNRADAKAISGP is encoded by the coding sequence ATGTCCGAGGAGAAAACTTCCGTCCATTCCATTTCGGACCTGCTGGGCAACGCCCAGCGGCAGAGCGCTTATTTGATTGTCATCAGCGCCAAGTCCGCGGCGGGCATCGGCCGGATGTTCAAGCTGGACCGCTCCGAGGTGGTGCTGGGGCGCAGCTCAGAGGCGCAGTTCCAGGTGGAGGACGACGGAATCTCTCGCAAGCACGCCAAGGTGGTGGCGCTCGGCGACGGGCGCTTCCAGTTGATGGACCTGGCGAGCACCAACGGCACCTACCTCAACGGGCTGAAGGTCAACGCCGCCCCGCTGTACGACGGCGACAAGATCCAGATCGGCTCCAACACCGTCCTCAAGTTCTCCATCCAGGACGAGCTGGAAGAGCAGTACCAGCGCAGCATCTACGAGTCCGCCACCCGCGACGGCCTCACCCGCGTCTACAACAAGAAGTACTTCCTGGAGACGGTGCGCAAGGAGTTCAGCTACTGCCTGCGCCACCGGGTGCCGCTGTCGCTGGTCCTCTTCGACGTGGACCACTTCAAGAAGATCAACGATGCGTACGGCCACCCGGCCGGGGACTACGTCCTGACGCGCATCGCCCAGCGGGTGACCGACACGGTGCGCACCGAGGACCTGCTCGCGCGCTACGGCGGCGAGGAGTTCGCGCTGATGCTGCGCGAGTCCGCCGAGGACCAGGCCCTGGCGTGCGCCGAGCGCTGCCGCCACGCGGTGGACAAGGCCGACTTCGTCTTCGGCGGCACCCCCATCAAGGTGACCATCAGCCTGGGCGTGGCGACGCTCCTGGACTCGGACTTCACCCAGCCCGAGGACCTCATCGCCGCCGCGGACAAGTACCTCTACCGCGCCAAGCGCGCGGGCCGGAATCGCGCCGACGCCAAGGCCATCAGCGGCCCGTGA
- the dnaG gene encoding DNA primase, with the protein MIPEHKIQEILERVDLVGLISRHVELKKSGREWKGRCPFHQEKTPSFYVVPEKRFYFCHGCRASGDAVSFVQRYLGKTFLDAVRDLARELGIDLEAQQDPGMKERQQIKEATDLAAEHFRSLLWHQDEGRSARAYIASRGVSDETAQAFGLGWAPHAWSLLAERCQKSGMLDWAMKAGLVLKRNTGDGCFDFFRSRLMVPIRAPEGRPIAFGGRLVGADEGPKYLNSRESRLYNKSETLFGMDLARDELRKRKSAILVEGYFDCIGLHQVGVRHAVALCSTNLTAGHMQLLKRAEARELVLLLDGDSAGLAAVERLAGPLLAAGATARVALLPQGDDPDTFARRVGQDGVESLIEGAQSLTTYLFATLLPQGKAATFEEKMAALERLKPVAAQVPVGLVRSSLFAALAEHFGWRAPDVEAALRSKVPTPKPASSGTHDAAAAPARPLPEKPPPPMEALYVAAVLREPRLLGRDLFRVCDELSHTGLRMTLMHATSGRGANDALYEASEGVKRAIETSWRQLPSEGQELEQAFSTICQEIMVRRINERLAYITRATEQTLGAFDLTEETRQLQAERVELLALKKRVLEELKPASAGTKAPMQPV; encoded by the coding sequence ATGATCCCGGAACACAAGATCCAGGAAATCCTCGAGCGGGTGGACCTGGTGGGCCTCATCTCCCGGCACGTGGAGCTGAAGAAGTCCGGCCGGGAGTGGAAGGGGCGCTGTCCCTTCCACCAGGAGAAGACGCCTTCGTTCTACGTGGTGCCGGAGAAGCGCTTCTATTTCTGCCATGGCTGCCGGGCCAGCGGCGACGCGGTCTCCTTCGTCCAGCGCTACCTGGGCAAGACGTTCCTGGACGCCGTGCGCGATTTGGCGCGCGAGCTGGGCATCGACCTGGAGGCGCAGCAGGACCCCGGCATGAAGGAGCGGCAGCAAATCAAGGAGGCCACGGACCTGGCCGCCGAGCACTTCCGCTCGCTGTTGTGGCACCAGGACGAGGGCCGCTCCGCGCGGGCCTACATCGCCAGCCGCGGCGTGTCGGATGAGACCGCGCAGGCCTTCGGGCTGGGCTGGGCGCCCCACGCGTGGAGCCTGCTCGCGGAGCGCTGCCAGAAGTCGGGCATGCTGGACTGGGCCATGAAGGCCGGGCTCGTGCTCAAGCGCAACACGGGGGACGGCTGCTTCGACTTCTTCCGCAGCCGGCTGATGGTGCCCATCCGCGCGCCGGAGGGCAGGCCCATCGCCTTCGGTGGCCGGCTGGTGGGCGCCGACGAGGGCCCCAAGTACCTCAACTCGCGCGAGTCGCGGCTGTACAACAAGAGCGAGACGCTGTTCGGCATGGACCTGGCGCGCGACGAGCTGCGCAAGCGCAAGTCCGCCATCCTCGTCGAGGGCTACTTCGACTGCATCGGCTTGCACCAGGTGGGCGTGCGCCACGCCGTGGCGCTGTGCTCCACCAACCTCACCGCGGGACACATGCAGCTGCTCAAGCGCGCCGAGGCGCGGGAGCTGGTGCTGCTGCTCGACGGAGACTCCGCGGGGCTTGCGGCCGTGGAGAGGCTCGCCGGCCCCCTGCTTGCCGCCGGGGCAACCGCTCGTGTGGCGCTGCTGCCCCAAGGGGATGATCCAGACACCTTCGCGCGTCGTGTGGGGCAGGACGGTGTGGAGTCGCTCATCGAAGGGGCGCAATCCCTCACCACCTACCTGTTCGCCACCCTGCTGCCCCAAGGCAAGGCGGCCACGTTCGAGGAGAAGATGGCGGCTCTGGAGCGACTCAAGCCCGTGGCGGCGCAGGTGCCCGTGGGGCTGGTGCGCTCGTCGCTCTTCGCCGCCCTGGCCGAGCACTTCGGCTGGCGCGCCCCGGACGTGGAGGCCGCCCTCCGCAGCAAGGTCCCCACGCCCAAGCCCGCATCCTCGGGCACTCATGACGCCGCCGCCGCGCCTGCCCGCCCGCTCCCCGAGAAGCCGCCGCCTCCCATGGAAGCCCTCTACGTGGCGGCCGTGCTGAGGGAGCCCCGGCTGCTCGGCCGCGACCTCTTCCGCGTGTGTGACGAGCTGTCGCACACCGGCCTTCGAATGACGCTCATGCACGCCACCTCCGGGCGGGGCGCCAATGACGCCCTCTATGAAGCCTCCGAGGGCGTGAAGCGGGCCATCGAGACGTCCTGGCGCCAGCTCCCCTCGGAAGGACAGGAGCTGGAGCAGGCGTTCTCCACCATCTGCCAGGAGATCATGGTGCGGCGCATCAACGAGCGTCTTGCTTATATAACCCGTGCGACGGAGCAGACGCTGGGCGCGTTCGACCTCACGGAGGAGACGCGCCAGCTCCAAGCGGAGCGGGTGGAACTGCTGGCGCTCAAGAAGCGTGTCCTGGAGGAGCTCAAGCCGGCCTCCGCGGGAACAAAGGCGCCCATGCAACCGGTTTGA